The following are encoded together in the Pseudidiomarina andamanensis genome:
- the bamC gene encoding outer membrane protein assembly factor BamC, with the protein MKANLLVLAGAATVVASACTFTPKQQAEGKFDYTELAAENSIQPAPNKQLPDATNRYTVPDAERKGPIGKEVPILAPKLVWPVADGSRVEEAEDQVRVYFDELDGMSDIEQYVWQGALQALRIRNIGVTEQVDRQRIKTDWVVETFEYGEEDEEVTILRRFQFDFNTAEHGRTTAVNSSVIDREITAADTVEIDKNYLSFRDRDAATAALNMIISEIAMTQQTGVADVDDEGAVLIDMGFDEDGYASFIMGASFSYTWALMKNVLPELGFEVDDFNRENGRYYVTYKVDDSFWSGRSEGKLQLPEGAYEVKVTGDAKRTSITLFRDNGDALSADEVMQIFAPFATEIRTQSGV; encoded by the coding sequence ATGAAAGCGAATTTATTAGTACTAGCTGGCGCTGCCACAGTCGTTGCTAGTGCATGTACGTTTACCCCGAAGCAGCAAGCTGAAGGAAAATTTGACTACACTGAGCTTGCCGCAGAAAACTCTATTCAACCTGCGCCAAACAAACAGTTGCCCGATGCCACCAATCGTTACACGGTTCCCGATGCGGAGCGTAAAGGACCAATCGGCAAAGAAGTGCCAATTTTAGCACCCAAATTAGTATGGCCAGTTGCTGATGGTAGTCGAGTGGAAGAGGCCGAAGATCAGGTTCGTGTTTATTTCGATGAGCTTGATGGCATGTCTGATATCGAGCAGTACGTATGGCAGGGAGCGTTACAGGCATTGCGTATCCGCAATATTGGCGTAACTGAGCAAGTTGATAGGCAACGTATCAAGACCGATTGGGTTGTTGAAACATTCGAATACGGCGAAGAGGATGAAGAAGTAACTATTCTCCGTCGCTTTCAGTTTGATTTTAATACGGCGGAACATGGTCGCACAACGGCGGTGAATAGCAGCGTTATTGATCGTGAAATTACTGCTGCCGACACTGTTGAGATCGATAAAAATTATTTGAGTTTCCGTGACCGTGACGCAGCAACTGCAGCGTTAAATATGATCATCAGTGAAATTGCGATGACGCAACAAACCGGCGTTGCAGATGTAGATGATGAAGGTGCTGTATTAATTGATATGGGCTTCGATGAAGATGGTTATGCAAGCTTCATCATGGGCGCAAGTTTCAGTTATACATGGGCCTTGATGAAAAATGTTTTGCCAGAGCTAGGTTTTGAAGTGGATGACTTTAATCGTGAAAATGGTCGTTATTACGTCACCTACAAAGTGGACGACTCGTTCTGGAGTGGCAGATCTGAAGGTAAGTTGCAGTTACCAGAAGGTGCCTACGAAGTGAAAGTGACGGGTGATGCAAAACGCACTTCAATCACATTATTCCGTGATAATGGTGACGCATTGAGTGCAGACGAAGTGATGCAAATTTTTGCACCGTTTGCTACTGAAATTCGCACCCAAAGTGGCGTATAA
- a CDS encoding DUF2066 domain-containing protein has translation MRTLKIALIGFFLITLNMLMPIQIGHAAVEVQELYQARVSVENQTANERNDALKTAFTNTLLKVSGDDAVLRHESVQLALQNVRNFVVQYGYQQDGEQLLLWVQFDQPQIDRVIQQANSGVWSSRRPELLFWIVAEDENLERRILGSGDDWPVIKELISAAETRGLPVKLPLLDLNDSMSLSVVDLWARFEDRITFASSRYDADGVVVARLYQADSAISDDDWMLDWTMQLGGMRWRGEVTAMQPEQLGNMLVADVTQQLSQRFRIGSNAAMAGTWRIKVRELTEFMDVLYAEKLLLELPSVSRVQLIQYGEHEAEFELFIQTDAAQIMQAIDLSKPFTPVNPERRSEFEMPVYRWSQS, from the coding sequence ATGCGAACCCTAAAAATCGCTTTAATTGGATTCTTTTTGATTACTTTGAACATGCTGATGCCTATACAGATAGGGCATGCAGCGGTGGAAGTGCAAGAACTTTATCAAGCGCGTGTGTCGGTAGAGAACCAAACTGCGAACGAGCGTAATGACGCATTAAAAACAGCGTTTACGAATACCTTGTTGAAAGTTTCGGGCGATGATGCCGTTCTTAGGCATGAATCTGTGCAATTAGCATTGCAAAATGTGCGTAATTTTGTGGTTCAGTATGGGTATCAACAAGACGGCGAACAGCTGTTATTGTGGGTGCAGTTCGATCAACCACAAATCGATCGTGTTATTCAACAAGCAAACTCCGGTGTCTGGAGCAGTCGCCGCCCTGAGCTATTATTTTGGATTGTTGCTGAGGATGAAAATTTAGAGCGACGAATTCTTGGTAGCGGTGACGATTGGCCGGTTATAAAAGAATTAATTTCAGCGGCAGAAACTCGAGGTCTGCCCGTGAAGCTACCATTGTTAGATCTGAATGATTCGATGAGCCTTTCAGTTGTTGATCTCTGGGCTCGATTTGAAGATAGAATCACGTTTGCCAGCAGTCGATATGACGCCGACGGTGTTGTCGTTGCTCGCCTATATCAGGCTGACAGTGCTATCAGTGATGACGATTGGATGCTTGACTGGACGATGCAACTTGGCGGTATGCGCTGGCGAGGTGAAGTGACAGCGATGCAACCCGAGCAACTCGGTAACATGTTGGTGGCTGACGTCACTCAGCAATTATCACAGCGTTTCCGAATTGGCAGTAATGCTGCAATGGCTGGCACTTGGCGCATTAAGGTACGCGAGCTAACGGAGTTTATGGACGTTCTTTACGCAGAGAAGCTGTTGCTTGAATTACCTTCAGTGAGCCGCGTCCAACTCATTCAATATGGCGAGCACGAAGCGGAGTTTGAATTATTTATTCAAACCGATGCTGCGCAGATTATGCAGGCGATTGATTTAAGCAAGCCATTTACCCCGGTTAACCCGGAACGTCGCTCGGAATTTGAAATGCCGGTTTATCGCTGGAGTCAATCTTGA
- the dapA gene encoding 4-hydroxy-tetrahydrodipicolinate synthase, with translation MLTGSIVALVTPFTQQGNVDFNALEELVNWHCAAGTDAIVAMGTTGESATMSHEEHIMVVAAVAEIADGRISVIAGNGSNATAEAVMLTERMSSLPIQGFLNVNPYYNKPSQRGLLAHYKACAEASELPQLLYNVPGRTASDVLPEQVAELAQIPNIVGIKEATGDLSRVELLRKLCGDDFILLSGDDPTGCEFMLLGGQGVISVTANVMPEKMKAMVVAATAGDAATAKAIDAEMASIHEAMFVQANPIPVKWALAQMGKLEANYRLPMTEPELPQQQHIEQTLKQAGLI, from the coding sequence ATGTTAACAGGTAGTATCGTCGCACTCGTGACGCCGTTTACACAACAGGGTAATGTTGATTTTAACGCGCTCGAAGAGCTGGTGAACTGGCATTGCGCAGCAGGAACTGACGCGATTGTGGCGATGGGAACAACGGGTGAATCCGCGACGATGAGTCATGAGGAACATATCATGGTGGTTGCAGCGGTTGCCGAAATTGCCGATGGTCGTATTTCTGTGATTGCGGGCAACGGTTCAAATGCCACGGCCGAAGCCGTTATGCTCACCGAACGCATGAGTAGTTTGCCTATCCAAGGCTTCTTGAATGTTAACCCTTATTACAACAAGCCATCGCAACGCGGTTTATTGGCGCATTATAAAGCTTGCGCGGAGGCATCTGAGTTACCTCAACTGTTATATAACGTCCCTGGGCGCACAGCGTCCGATGTGTTACCCGAACAAGTTGCTGAACTGGCGCAAATTCCAAATATAGTCGGTATTAAGGAAGCGACAGGGGATCTTTCACGCGTTGAGTTATTGCGCAAACTTTGTGGTGATGACTTCATTCTATTGAGCGGTGATGACCCTACTGGGTGCGAATTCATGTTACTTGGTGGACAAGGTGTGATTAGCGTTACCGCGAACGTGATGCCAGAGAAAATGAAAGCAATGGTTGTTGCAGCAACTGCAGGTGATGCTGCTACTGCAAAGGCAATTGACGCCGAAATGGCCAGTATTCATGAAGCAATGTTTGTGCAGGCGAATCCGATTCCAGTGAAATGGGCACTAGCGCAGATGGGCAAGTTGGAAGCGAATTACCGGTTACCAATGACAGAACCGGAACTTCCGCAGCAACAACATATCGAACAAACATTAAAACAAGCAGGTTTAATCTAA
- the bcp gene encoding thioredoxin-dependent thiol peroxidase, which produces MNTLKAGDKAPQFTLLDANEQSVALADLLKQGRVLVYFYPKAMTPGCTVQAQQLRDHQQQLKAHNVQVVGISTDEPKRLAKFTERDQLNFTLLSDVDHQVAEAFGVWGLKKFMGREYDGLHRISFLINQDGQIANVFDKFKTKDHHQVVLDYLADA; this is translated from the coding sequence ATGAATACTTTGAAAGCAGGCGATAAAGCACCTCAATTTACCTTACTTGATGCAAACGAGCAGTCTGTAGCGCTCGCCGACTTGCTCAAGCAAGGTCGTGTTCTTGTTTATTTTTACCCTAAAGCGATGACGCCTGGTTGTACGGTTCAAGCCCAGCAGTTGCGAGACCATCAGCAACAACTAAAAGCTCACAATGTACAAGTAGTTGGTATCAGCACCGATGAACCGAAACGCCTTGCTAAATTCACTGAGCGTGATCAACTCAATTTCACCCTGTTGAGCGATGTTGATCATCAAGTTGCTGAAGCCTTTGGCGTTTGGGGCTTGAAAAAGTTCATGGGGCGCGAATACGACGGCTTACACCGTATCAGTTTTTTAATTAATCAAGACGGGCAAATCGCTAACGTCTTCGATAAATTTAAAACGAAAGATCATCACCAAGTCGTCTTAGATTATCTCGCCGACGCCTAA
- a CDS encoding TlpA family protein disulfide reductase, producing the protein MRCRFLPVVMLATAVFLSACQPAPDFHTDTDGSHSWQQLEGGYVVVNYFAEWCAPCLRELPELNEFHELYGDQVTLLGVSFDGLNNDELAALRAEYDIQFPLIQNEPLPNLPFAQPNALPATFIVTPSGEIKGPLLGEQTLASLAKATGLKLKEAH; encoded by the coding sequence ATGCGTTGTCGATTTTTGCCAGTGGTGATGCTGGCCACAGCAGTATTTTTGAGCGCGTGTCAGCCGGCACCTGATTTTCATACCGATACAGATGGTAGTCATAGCTGGCAGCAATTAGAAGGCGGTTATGTGGTGGTTAACTATTTTGCCGAGTGGTGCGCGCCGTGCTTGCGAGAATTGCCTGAATTGAACGAATTTCATGAACTCTATGGCGATCAGGTAACGTTACTCGGTGTTAGTTTCGATGGTTTAAATAATGACGAACTCGCGGCATTACGAGCTGAATACGATATTCAGTTTCCATTGATTCAAAACGAGCCGCTACCAAACTTGCCATTTGCTCAACCAAATGCTTTACCGGCAACCTTTATAGTTACGCCAAGTGGTGAAATTAAAGGGCCATTGCTTGGCGAGCAAACGTTAGCAAGTCTCGCCAAAGCAACGGGATTAAAGCTGAAAGAAGCGCACTAA
- a CDS encoding flavodoxin family protein — translation MSTRVLILYYSRGGATQALADAIADGVLKAGGEPLMRTVAGAGDPASQRDLEINQDELKHCDGLILGSPVRFGHMASALQQFWEQTSVTWLKGELEGKPAAVFTSGSSMHSGQESTLLSMGVPLLHHGMLLCGIPYTEPAIQQTQSGASPYGASHVEHGHGKHLTDHEYQAALALGRRVAVIASALKTVREQGNL, via the coding sequence ATGAGTACGCGTGTTTTAATTCTTTACTATAGCCGCGGCGGAGCTACCCAAGCATTAGCTGATGCTATTGCCGACGGTGTATTGAAAGCCGGAGGTGAGCCATTGATGCGCACCGTTGCCGGAGCTGGTGACCCCGCCAGTCAGCGCGATCTAGAAATTAACCAAGACGAACTCAAACATTGCGATGGCTTAATTCTTGGCAGCCCAGTGCGATTCGGCCATATGGCGAGTGCTTTGCAACAGTTTTGGGAACAAACCAGTGTGACTTGGTTAAAAGGTGAACTTGAAGGCAAGCCAGCAGCCGTATTCACATCTGGCAGCAGTATGCATAGCGGTCAAGAGTCGACTTTGCTCTCTATGGGCGTCCCTCTGCTTCATCATGGCATGTTATTATGCGGTATTCCTTATACAGAACCAGCTATTCAACAAACTCAATCTGGTGCGTCACCGTATGGTGCTAGCCATGTCGAGCACGGCCATGGTAAACACCTCACAGACCATGAATATCAGGCCGCATTGGCACTTGGTCGGCGGGTTGCTGTAATTGCTTCGGCATTAAAAACCGTACGTGAACAAGGTAATTTATGA
- the hda gene encoding DnaA regulatory inactivator Hda: MSAIAQLPLAIQLPDDETFATFVRGANQELLQVLQQLPQGLVYLWGANGVGKSHLLHALCANIDSAVMYLPLAELHDQVQPQILQGLENYPLICLDDIDAVSCSETWCFELFALLNRVKDAGQGSIVVTAKHAPSHLEVALADVHSRLQWGLSMHVHALNDDDKVRALQLRAKALGLHLGHETAQFMVQRLGRDMRSLLECLARLDRASIAAKRRLTIPFIKDVLAI, encoded by the coding sequence TTGAGCGCTATTGCACAGCTGCCATTAGCCATTCAGCTACCTGATGATGAAACCTTTGCCACATTCGTTCGTGGGGCAAATCAAGAATTACTGCAGGTATTACAGCAGTTACCACAGGGGCTTGTTTACCTGTGGGGCGCAAACGGAGTGGGCAAAAGTCACTTGTTACATGCCTTGTGTGCCAATATCGACTCAGCGGTGATGTACTTGCCATTGGCTGAGCTTCATGACCAAGTACAACCACAAATATTACAAGGGTTAGAGAATTATCCGTTAATTTGTTTGGACGATATTGACGCCGTTAGTTGTAGTGAAACTTGGTGTTTTGAGTTGTTCGCTTTGCTGAATCGAGTGAAAGATGCGGGGCAGGGAAGTATTGTGGTCACGGCGAAACACGCACCGAGTCATCTTGAAGTAGCACTAGCGGATGTGCATTCGCGCCTGCAGTGGGGCTTGAGTATGCATGTGCATGCATTAAATGATGACGACAAGGTGCGGGCCTTGCAATTACGTGCAAAGGCCTTAGGATTGCATTTAGGGCATGAAACAGCACAGTTTATGGTGCAACGTTTAGGGCGAGATATGCGCAGTTTATTAGAGTGTCTCGCCCGATTAGATCGGGCGTCGATTGCTGCGAAACGGCGTTTAACCATTCCATTCATCAAAGATGTTCTAGCTATCTAG
- a CDS encoding DUF2069 domain-containing protein has protein sequence MNLDQKTRQIRFLALASYIGLLVLMLIWQVWCQRDSEFSVIFRLGLWVVPLLFALPGMLRGKPYTYAWANFILMWYFLHSLTMLYVAPEQRGFAVAELILTSAAFVGCTWYARRQGKALGLGLKKLKESS, from the coding sequence ATGAATCTCGATCAGAAAACTCGGCAAATTCGATTTCTCGCACTGGCAAGCTATATCGGCTTATTAGTCTTGATGCTTATATGGCAAGTTTGGTGTCAACGCGATAGTGAATTCAGTGTGATTTTTCGACTTGGGCTTTGGGTAGTTCCATTACTCTTTGCGCTGCCAGGCATGCTACGCGGTAAGCCTTACACCTATGCGTGGGCGAATTTTATTTTAATGTGGTACTTCTTGCACAGCCTCACAATGCTTTATGTTGCCCCCGAGCAACGCGGATTTGCAGTCGCTGAATTGATTTTAACCAGCGCGGCGTTTGTCGGCTGCACTTGGTATGCGCGTCGTCAAGGTAAAGCACTTGGTCTAGGCTTGAAAAAATTAAAAGAAAGTAGCTAG
- the bepA gene encoding beta-barrel assembly-enhancing protease has product MKQFIGTIAAVALGVTLATASSTIKAQERLPEIGTAGASVMTIDRERIYGDMYMRQLRAQAPLVGDPVLDEYLRDLGSRMVREADGVRFPFSFFWVNQKDINAFAFFGGYIGVHTGLISEAQTESELAAVLAHEIAHVSQRHIVRNMERMSNASPTTMAAMLGAVILAVINPQLGMAALTGTMGVSQQMQINYTRQFEQEADRVGLSILVNSGFDPMGSPNFFGRLSEKYRYTSRPPEILLTHPYSENRLADMRSRAESMKRPEVRDSLSFLLAKYRIQARHLRQLSEAELRRQIETASSDHIKTAATYALAIVLLDNRRAEEAEDVIAPLLKRDPMNTFFIDVQSDILLAQNRYDDALATLEKAYMRQPNEQTITLNFANVAVEAKQYELAITLLREYLQRNENNVLALDLLATAYRLNGNSSSMHETQAELAALHGAFDQAIDHLHKAHKQSGLELEKRRLQARIEQLMEQKQFLQKLSS; this is encoded by the coding sequence ATGAAGCAGTTTATCGGAACAATCGCAGCAGTCGCTCTCGGGGTTACCTTAGCCACCGCGTCCAGCACGATAAAAGCGCAAGAGCGTCTACCGGAAATCGGTACCGCAGGCGCTTCAGTTATGACTATTGATCGCGAACGTATCTACGGCGATATGTACATGCGTCAGCTACGAGCACAAGCTCCCTTAGTCGGCGACCCTGTCTTAGATGAATACCTACGTGATCTCGGTTCACGCATGGTTCGCGAGGCTGATGGCGTGCGCTTCCCGTTTAGCTTCTTCTGGGTGAATCAAAAAGACATCAATGCGTTTGCATTTTTTGGCGGCTATATTGGGGTTCATACCGGCTTAATTTCCGAAGCTCAAACCGAAAGTGAATTAGCCGCGGTATTAGCTCACGAGATTGCTCACGTTTCGCAACGTCATATTGTTCGTAATATGGAACGTATGTCGAATGCTTCACCAACAACCATGGCGGCAATGCTTGGCGCGGTTATTTTAGCCGTCATTAACCCGCAACTTGGGATGGCGGCATTAACGGGAACTATGGGTGTCTCACAACAAATGCAAATTAACTACACACGGCAATTTGAACAAGAAGCTGACCGTGTTGGTTTATCTATTCTGGTCAATTCCGGCTTTGACCCAATGGGGTCACCTAACTTTTTTGGGCGCTTAAGCGAAAAGTATCGCTATACCTCTCGTCCACCTGAAATTCTGTTAACCCACCCATACAGTGAAAACCGTCTGGCTGACATGCGAAGTCGCGCCGAATCAATGAAACGTCCTGAAGTTCGCGATTCACTCTCATTTTTGTTAGCGAAATATCGAATTCAAGCACGCCACTTACGGCAACTAAGTGAGGCTGAGTTACGGCGTCAAATTGAAACGGCATCAAGCGATCATATAAAAACTGCAGCAACGTATGCTCTGGCTATTGTTTTATTAGATAATCGACGCGCTGAAGAGGCTGAGGACGTCATTGCACCGCTATTAAAACGCGATCCGATGAACACCTTTTTCATTGATGTACAAAGCGACATTTTATTAGCTCAGAATCGTTATGATGATGCTTTAGCAACGCTTGAAAAGGCCTACATGCGCCAGCCGAATGAACAAACGATCACGCTAAACTTTGCGAACGTCGCCGTAGAAGCAAAGCAATATGAGCTAGCGATTACACTGCTACGCGAGTATTTGCAACGCAATGAAAACAATGTTCTAGCACTCGATTTGTTAGCGACTGCCTACCGCCTAAATGGTAACAGTAGTTCAATGCACGAAACCCAAGCCGAACTTGCAGCGTTGCATGGCGCTTTTGATCAAGCCATTGATCATTTGCACAAAGCTCACAAGCAAAGCGGCTTAGAACTTGAAAAACGTCGTCTTCAAGCGCGCATTGAACAGTTGATGGAACAAAAACAATTCTTGCAAAAGCTAAGTTCGTAA
- the purC gene encoding phosphoribosylaminoimidazolesuccinocarboxamide synthase yields the protein MEKRTELYRGKAKTVFTTDDPERLILQFRNDTSAFDGEKVEQLDRKGMVNNKFNNFIMAKLEAAGIPTQLDQVLSDTETLVKKLAMIPVECVIRNYAAGSLVRRLGVTEGQELNPPTFEQFLKNDALHDPMINESLAISFGWATADQLAQMKELTFKVNDVLKKLFDDAGMLLVDFKLEFGVDGDGNIVLGDEFSPDGCRLWDKETRKKLDKDRFRQGLGGVVEAYEEVAARLGVSL from the coding sequence ATGGAAAAACGTACTGAATTGTATCGGGGTAAGGCCAAAACCGTATTCACAACGGATGACCCTGAACGCTTAATTCTTCAGTTCCGCAACGACACCTCAGCATTTGATGGTGAGAAAGTTGAGCAGCTGGACCGCAAAGGCATGGTGAATAATAAGTTTAACAATTTCATTATGGCCAAGCTTGAAGCCGCTGGTATTCCAACCCAGCTGGATCAAGTATTAAGCGACACGGAAACATTGGTTAAGAAGTTAGCGATGATTCCAGTTGAATGCGTTATTCGTAACTATGCGGCAGGATCTTTAGTGCGTCGTCTAGGGGTAACCGAAGGGCAGGAGTTGAATCCTCCAACGTTCGAGCAGTTTTTGAAGAATGATGCGCTTCATGACCCAATGATCAACGAATCGTTGGCAATCAGTTTTGGCTGGGCAACCGCTGACCAGTTGGCACAAATGAAGGAACTAACCTTCAAAGTAAACGACGTATTGAAAAAGTTGTTTGACGATGCCGGCATGTTATTGGTTGATTTCAAACTTGAGTTTGGTGTCGACGGCGACGGTAATATTGTATTGGGTGATGAATTTAGTCCAGATGGTTGCCGTTTATGGGACAAAGAAACTCGTAAGAAATTAGATAAAGACCGTTTCCGTCAAGGCTTGGGCGGCGTTGTGGAAGCGTACGAAGAGGTGGCTGCGCGACTCGGCGTATCGCTTTAA
- a CDS encoding AI-2E family transporter has translation MFDYLKQWYNRKFSDPDAVTLFLLLLTTFALIILFSDILAPILVALVLAYLLEWPVQRLVRTGMPRLSAVVIVFLSFIALNVVLLLFLVPVIWQQSVALVGELPQMFAQVKVLLNRLPEMFPEYISQGNINTFIETTTSRALLFGETLLSQSLSRIVGIMALLIYLIVVPLLVFFMLKDKHQLLRHVSHILPSNRRLIAQVSDEMNMQIMNYIRGKAVEVVVVGVFTYLCFAFFELRYAALLAVLVGFSVLIPYIGAAVVTLPVFLVALFQFGWTGMFAWVMVVYLIIQALDGNLLVPLLFSEVVNLNPVYIIAAVLIFGGLWGFWGVFFAIPLASLVKAVITALSSKPEPTELLEDKN, from the coding sequence ATGTTTGATTACTTAAAACAATGGTACAACCGCAAATTTTCTGATCCTGACGCGGTCACGTTGTTTTTACTGTTATTAACTACGTTTGCGCTGATTATTTTGTTCAGCGATATTTTGGCGCCGATTTTAGTCGCTCTGGTTCTTGCCTACCTACTTGAGTGGCCGGTACAGCGACTAGTGCGCACCGGAATGCCGCGTTTGAGCGCGGTCGTTATCGTGTTTCTTAGTTTTATCGCACTCAATGTTGTGCTGTTGCTGTTTCTTGTACCGGTTATTTGGCAGCAATCAGTGGCGCTTGTTGGCGAGTTACCGCAAATGTTTGCGCAAGTAAAAGTACTGCTGAATCGACTACCGGAAATGTTTCCTGAATATATCAGCCAGGGCAATATCAATACATTTATCGAAACGACAACAAGTCGCGCTTTGCTTTTTGGTGAAACACTTTTAAGCCAGTCGTTAAGCCGTATTGTCGGCATTATGGCGTTGCTAATTTATCTAATTGTTGTGCCATTACTTGTATTCTTTATGCTCAAAGACAAGCACCAGCTGTTGCGTCATGTTAGCCATATTCTACCTAGTAATCGTCGTTTGATTGCGCAGGTCAGCGATGAAATGAACATGCAAATTATGAATTATATTCGCGGCAAAGCTGTAGAAGTTGTTGTGGTAGGGGTATTTACTTACCTATGCTTCGCCTTCTTTGAGTTACGCTACGCTGCATTGTTAGCGGTGTTAGTCGGATTCTCAGTGTTAATTCCATACATTGGTGCAGCGGTTGTCACTTTACCGGTATTTTTGGTTGCGCTGTTTCAATTTGGTTGGACCGGCATGTTTGCTTGGGTGATGGTGGTCTATCTCATTATTCAAGCATTAGATGGCAACTTATTAGTGCCATTACTGTTTTCTGAAGTTGTGAATTTGAACCCGGTTTATATCATTGCAGCAGTGCTGATATTTGGTGGGTTGTGGGGTTTCTGGGGTGTGTTCTTTGCCATTCCGTTGGCCAGCTTGGTGAAAGCAGTGATTACTGCGTTATCATCCAAGCCAGAACCAACCGAATTGCTCGAAGATAAGAATTAG
- the arsC gene encoding arsenate reductase (glutaredoxin) (This arsenate reductase requires both glutathione and glutaredoxin to convert arsenate to arsenite, after which the efflux transporter formed by ArsA and ArsB can extrude the arsenite from the cell, providing resistance.), with amino-acid sequence MAQVTIYHNPRCSKSRQTLQLLEQHHIEPEVVEYLKTPPSVTEIQTLIQQLGFISARELMRSKEDTYKALNLATEQDENKLMQAMAEHPKLIERPIVVVGNQARLGRPPEAVLEILPE; translated from the coding sequence ATGGCACAGGTCACGATTTATCATAACCCGCGCTGCTCAAAGAGCCGCCAAACCTTACAATTACTCGAACAACATCACATTGAACCAGAAGTTGTCGAGTACCTAAAAACTCCGCCTAGTGTGACAGAAATTCAAACGCTGATACAACAACTCGGGTTTATTTCAGCACGAGAATTGATGCGCTCCAAAGAAGATACGTACAAAGCGCTCAATCTGGCCACTGAGCAAGACGAAAATAAATTAATGCAAGCCATGGCTGAACATCCGAAGCTGATTGAACGCCCGATTGTGGTCGTTGGTAATCAAGCACGTTTAGGGCGTCCGCCGGAAGCAGTGCTCGAGATCTTGCCAGAATGA